The genomic segment TTCAAAAACTTCAACTGCATCTGCAGTGAAATCTGCTGCAAAAACAACTTCAAGGAAAATTTCATTCATTTTTACTGCAAGCTCTTTATCTACAGTTCCATTAACAGCAACAACTCCTCCAAAAGCACTTACAGGGTCACATTTTAAAGCTTCAATATATGAGTCTAATAATGTATCTTTAATAGCAAATCCACAAGGATTTCCATGTTTTACAATACAAACAGCATTATCTGTTCCAAACGATGCCGCAATTCTAGCAGCTCCACTAATATCACCCATATTATTAAAACTTGGCTCTCCTTTAATTACTTTAAATTTATTTGAAAATTGAGATTCAAACTCATATAAAGCACCTTTTTGATGTGGATTTTCTCCATATCTTGTATCAAATACTTTAGAACCTACAATAAATTGTTTTGCTCCAAAACCATTGTTAAATCTTTTATTCATATAATTTGCAATCATAGAGTCATAAGAGGCTGTGTGCTCATAAGCTTTAATCATCAAATCTCTTCTAAATTCAACTGTATTTGTCTTATTTTTAATATTATTTAAAACTAAATCATAATCAGCAACATCTGTTACAATAATTACTGAATCAAAGTTTTTAGCAGCACTTCGCACCATTGCTGGTCCACCAATATCAATATTTTCAATAATCTCTTCAAAATCAGTAGTTTTTTCAATTGTTGCTTTAAATGGATATAAATTTACACAAACTAAATCAATCCCTTCTACACCTAACTCTTTTGCCTCATCAAGATGAGATTGTTTATCTCGCCTATGAAGAATTCCACCATGAATATATGGATTTAAAGTTTTTACTCTCCCTTCAAAACACTCAGGAAATTTTGTAACTTCATTTGCTTCAATTACAGCTATTCCTTCTTCTTTTAATTTACTATATGTCCCACCTGTAGAGATTATCTCATATCCTAATTTTACAAGCTCTTTTGCAAAATTTACAACTCCACTTTTATCACTTACACTAATTAATGCTCTCATTTTTTACCTTATTGTCTTATTGATCTTGTTCTATTACTTCTTTAAATCTGTTAAAGTAAACTTTACTCAAATTATCTAACTCTTTAAAAATATCATTTATAATAACTTTGTCTCCACCTGTTTTTCCGATAGCTACATAAGAAACTCCATTTTTAGAAGCTAATTTTTCAAAAGCTTCACAATTATTTAACTGAACTTCAACAATTGCTCTACTTAAAGATTCACTAAAAATATCTTTTGAATCTTCAAGTGATATATTTGCCTCAACTCCAATATTTCCAACAACTGCCATTTTTGCTAGTGAAATAGCAACTCCACCAAGATTTACATCTTTAGCACTTTTTAAAAGTTTGGCTTTGTTTGCTTCAATTACTGTATTCCATAAAGCTAACTCTTTTTCAAAATCAACCTTAGGATGAGTTCCAGCAACTTTTCCATAAAATTTTTTTAGATATAAACTTCCACCAAATTCACTATAAGTATCACCTAAAAGATACAATATATTTCCATTTGCTTGAAATTTAGAAGGAAGCACATTTTGTGCATCTTCATTTATTCCAACCATTGCAATTGAAGGAGTAGGAAATACACTAACTCCATTTGTTTCATTATATAGTGAAACATTTCCACCAATAACAGGAGTATTTAAAGCTCTACAAGCATTTTTAATACCTTCACAACTCTCTTTAAACTGCCACATAACTTCTGGATTTTGTGGATTTCCGAAGTTCAAACAATCTGTAATTGCTTTTGGAACTGCTCCACTCATAGCAACATTTCTACCACTTTCCATAACAGCTGCTGCTGCTCCTAATTGTGGGTTTATGTAACAAAATCTTGTATTACAATCTGCACTCATTGAAAGAGCTTTTCCAGTCTCTTTGATTCTAATTGTAGAACCATCTAAACTTCCTGGACCTTTAATTGTATTTGTTTGCACCATTGAGTCAAATTGAGAATAAATCCAAGATTTATCTACAACTTCCATATCAGAAAATAGCTCATCAAAAGCAACTTGATTTGAAATTTGTTTATCTAATTTTATATTTTGAATAGTTTTTAAATACTCTGGCTCTTTTATAGGTCTATCAAGAACTGGCGCTTCTTCTGATACAGGTTGAACTGGAACATCTGCAACTTTTTCTCCATACCAAAATAGCTCCATGTGACCACTACTTGTAACTTCACCAATAACAGCAACATCTAGTTCCCATTTTTGGAAAATATCAATTATTTTTTGCTCACAGCCTTTTTTAGCACAAATTAGCATTCTCTCTTGAGATTCACTTAACATAAAGTCATAAGGAGTCATTCCTTCTTCTCGTGCAGGAACTTTGTCTAAATGCATAATCATTCCTGAACCACTTCTTCCTGCCATTTCAAATGAAGAAGATGTAAGTCCAGCAGCACCCATATCTTGAATACCAACAATTAAATCAGCTTTGAACAGTTCTAAACAAGCCTCTAAAAGTAATTTTTCAGTAAATGGATCTCCAACTTGAACAGTTGGTCTTTTGCTTTCACTATCTTCCGTAAAAGAAGCACTTGACATAACTGCACCACCAAGACCATCTCGTCCTGTTTTACTTCCAACATAAATAACTGGATTTCCAATTCCCTCAGCTCGTCCATAAAAAATTTCATCAGTTTTTGCAAGTCCTAAAGTAAATGCATTTACAAGATTATTTCCAGCATAACACTCTTCAAAACTTGTCTCTCCACCAATAGTTGGAACTCCCATACAGTTTCCATATCCACCAATTCCAGCAACAACACCTTTTAGTAAGTATCTATGTTTTTTTGCAGCTTCACTATTACCTTCAATTGAAGCAAATCTAATAGAGTTCATACTAGCAATTGGACGTGCACCCATTGTAAATACGTCTCTTAAAATTCCTCCAACTCCAGTTGCAGCTCCTTGATAAGGCTCAATAAAGCTTGGGTGATTGTGTGATTCCATTTTAAATACAGCAGCATATCCATCACCAATGTCTATTACTCCAGCATTTTCACCAGGACCTTGAATAACCCATGGTGCTTTTGTTGGGAAACCACTTAAATATTTTTTACTTGATTTATAAGAGCAGTGTTCGCTCCACATTGCAGAGAAGATACCAACTTCAACATAGTTTGGTTCTCTTCCTAAGATTTTTTTTATATTCTCAAACTCATCTTTTGTTAAAGAGTGCGCTATTGCTATCTCTTCTATATTCATATCTTTTTTTTGCATTTTTCGCCTTAAATCTTTGTCAATTTTTAAGGCGATTGTATCTAAAAAGAGTTAAAAATGTTTTTAATCTTCAGCTAAAATTTGTACTTTGTTATTTGCAATTTCAATAAAAAGCTCTTTTTTACCAACAAACTTAACAGATGGACTATAATATTCCTCATCCATAACAGCTCTATATATTTTTTTACCCAAAGAGTTTGGATAAGGACTTATATCCATATTATAAAGATTAATTACCTTATTCTCATTTTTAGCAAAAACTTGCTTTTTTTGATTTGCAAAAGTATTAAAATCACTTCTATCCGATCTTTTAAAATCTTTTGAATAAAAAGATAAGTACTCATTTATGTTTGATACTTTCCATGCATCTTTCCACTTGTATATTGAACTTAGAATAAGAGCTATATCGTCTTTTTTTGCTTTTTTAAACTCATCACTACTAGTTATTAATACAGTTTTTTTATAATCAATATTTTTTTCTAGTTCTTTTAATTTCTCATTATTTAGTGCTAAGCAGCCTTGAGTATAATTTTCTCTATCTCCATTTAAAGGCATTCCATGTATCCAAATTCCATGACCTTTTTTATTTAAACTTTGGTCAAAATTATTCGGATATGAAGTAACAAGTGCTAAAGGTCCATAAAATTGGTCAAGCCCTGTTCTTTTTTGAACTAAATCATAAGAACCTTCAGGAGTTTTTTTATCACCTTCTAAATATTTATCACCAGCTTTTTCACCAATAATCATATTATCTTTTGAGATTTTTTTAAAATCATCTCCATTTTTTGCAAACAAACTCATCTCTTTATTGTTTTTTTGCGCAACAATAACATACTCTTTTGTCTCATAAAAACCGTAATCTACATTTTTATTTTCAAGGTATTTTTTCCATGAGTTAACATCTCTTAAACTCTTTTCAAGTTCTTTTTCTACTGCGTTTATCCCTTGAGTTCTATACAACTCTAAAAAATCTTTAGAAAAAAGATTTACAGATAAAAATACTACAATAACCAACTTTAACAAATTATGCTCCATTTTCTTTTTAAGTTTTGGGATTGTATAATACTTGTCCTAATTTTTTAATAAAAAGGGATTATAGATTGTGAAAAAAATTATTTTACTTATTTGCGTTTTATTTAATACACTATTTTCGGCTCAAATAGAAGAGCTTTCTTGGCAAAAAGGAGAAAGTTTTTTAACATTTTTAGAAAAAAATAAAATCCCTTTAAAGTTATACTATGACTTGGATAAAGAAGATCAAGAACTTTGTAGTGAAATTCAATCTGGAAATAGATTTTTCTCATACACAGAAGATGATGGAAGTTTAACACAAGCTCTAATTCCTGTCTCACTAGATATGCAAATACATATTTATAAAGATAGTTCAAATGATTACAAATTTCAAACTCTACCTATTAACTATACTGAAAACTCTGAATTAATAGCTATTCCTATAACAGAATCTATATCAAATGATATTTTAAAAGCAACAGGAGATGTTACAATAGCAGCTATTTTAAGCTCTCTATTTAGTAACTCAAATGCTGATTTTAAAAAAATGAAAAAAGGTGATTTTATAGCTATTGAATACAATCAAAAAACTTATATGGGAAAACTTCATGGTATGCCTGAAATAAATGCTGCTATGATTCAAATAAATGGAAAACCATTTTATAGGTTTAGAAATAGCAAGGATGATAAATATTATGATGAAAATGGTATTGGGTTTACGAAAACTTATCTTTTTCAAATACCCCTTACATTTACAAGAGTTTCAAGTCCATTTACAAACAAAAGATACCACCCTGTTTTAAAAAGATATAGAGCTCATTTAGGTACAGATTTTGCAGCACCTACAGGAAGAAATATATATGCAGCAAGTGATGGGAGAGTTGAGTTTGTAGGAACTCAAAGTGGATATGGAAAAACTGTTATAATAAATCATCAAAATGGATATAAAACTTTATATGCACATCAAAATGGATTTGCAAAAGGTCTAAGACAAGGACAAATGATAAAAAAAGGTACACATATTGGATATGTTGGTTCAACTGGACTTAGCTCAGGACCACATTTACACTTAGGAATGTATAGAAATAATGTTGCAATTGATCCAATGACTGTTTTACAAAGACCAAAATTTGAAGGACTTGACCCAAAAGACAAATCTACATTTTTGGCAAATACTAAGGGTATTATATCTAAGTTTAATAAGCAAATAGAAAATGATAATAGAACAACTCCAACAAGATTAGATAGAATTTCAGATAGAAGTATTATTAACCTATTTTAAAACTATTTTATTTGTCAAATAATAAAATAGTTGCTAAAAAGTTGAGCTTTCAGGAAGAAAACTCACTTTATTAGCATAATTTTTATTCACTATCTTCTACAAAACCAACTGGCTGTAAAACTGCTAAATAATCTTTAAATCTTACTTGTCCCAAATTATCATTTTTATAGTCATTAATAAGCTTCTCTATATAATCAACAACACCAGTTGAAGGAACTTTTACACCAATTTTTCTAGCAATTCTACTTTTGCTTGTACCTTCTAAATTTCCACCAAGAAGTACATCATAACCCTCAACTCTTTCACCTTCGTGTCTAATCATAGCTCCAACAAATCCAATATCAGCAATTTGTGGATGAGAACATGTATTTCCACAACCAGAAATAGCAATAGTTACATCTTCTTTGAAATCTGGAAATCTATTTTCAAGCTCAACAACAACTTTTTTTGCAAACTCTTTTGTTTCAGTTATACCAAATTTACAGAACTCTTTTCCTGTACATGATTGTAATCTTGCTCTAAATGGATTTGGTGCATATGGGTAACCTAAAGCTTCAAACTCCTCTGCCAAAGATTGAACTACCTCATTTTTTATATCATAAACTAAGAAGTTTTGAGTTGCTGTAAGTGCAACTCCACCAGCACCATATTTTTTACAAATTTCATAAAACTTTACGAAATCCTCTCCAGCAACTCTTCCTGAATTTGTTGCAAATCCAACATAAGAGAGTCCTGATTGTTTTTGTTTATTTATTCCAAAGTGATTTCTATTTTCAAAAGATGCAACAACTGGAGCTGTAAAACCATCTTTAAGTTTATATCCAATAGCTTTTTCTATTGTCTCTACAAATTTTTCAATTCCCCAATCATTTAAAAGATGTCTAACTCTTGCTTTGTTTCTATTATCTCTATTTCCATTATCTCTAAAAATTTCTGCACAAGCAACTGCTACATCTAAAACTTGATCTGGCTTTACATATTTATTTGCTCTTGTTGCTATTTGTTTTGATTTTGATAATCCACCACCAATAGTTAAATCAAATAAAACTTCACCATCTTCTGTTTTAAAAGCTGTAAAAGCAACATCTTGAATCTCATGTGCTGCACAGTGGCATTTACAACCACTAATTCCTATTTTATATTTTCGTGGAAAGTTACAAAATCTATCATCATTCTTATCAAAATATGCATCAACCTCTTTTAAAAGATTTTGAACATCATAAATCTCACCTTCATCAATACCAGTAACAGGACAAGTCATAATAGGTCTTGGACCATCACCTGATGCCATTCTTGAAGTTAGGTTTACACTATTTAGTAAATCAAAAATAGCTGGAATATCTTTTATTTCAATATAGTGGAACTGAACATTTTGTCTTGTTGTAAAATCAACCAAACCTTGAGCATATTTTTGCCCAATTTCTCCCATAACTCTTAATTGTTCTAAATTCATTCTAGCATCAACTAACTTTATTCTTTTCATAAAATATTTTTTATCTTCTAATCCATCTTTATTTATGTGAGGATACATTCCGTACCATTTTAAAAGTCCAATATACTCATCTTTCAAAGGAATCCCTTCTAATGCTTCTTTGTATAAATCGTCTATTACTCTAAGCGGATTTCTTGAAGCTTTCAAAAGTTCAAGTTCTGATAATTGTGCCATACTATTCCTTATTATAATTGTAATTTTTATGAAATTATATCTCGAAAAGTTTAAATACAAATTAAAATAATCTTGATTAAATAACTATAGTAAATATGGCTAAATTTAAGCTACTTTTTAGATTAATATTTAAAATATAGTTTATAATTCCACAACAGAATAAACTTTTATTCTATAAAACTTTAGGAGAACAGTTTGAGTGCTTCATTTTCAAATGAGCCAAAAGATTTTACTCTATTTTTAGATTTACTAAAACAGCTTATTCGGGTTCCTTCTGTTACAGGAGCTGAGCACTCTTTTTTACTTTATTTAAAAAGAGAGCTTGAAGAGATTGGTATAAAAACAGAGCATTATGATGGACTTTTAGTCGCTAGTGGTAAAGAACCATCAAATGGTATATTAAGTGCACATATAGATAGACACGGAGTTATTTGCACAGGTCCAAATGAGTTCCAATTTGCAGCTTTTTTAGCAAAAAATCGCTCTGATTTAAGAGGAAATTCACTTTCAGAACAAACTTTTCAACAAATTTCACAAAGATATATAAATCAAAATGTTCATGCTTACGAGCCATTTAGTGGAGGCTATTTAGGTATTGGAAAAATTACGGATGCTTTTTTAAAAGAAGAGATAAATAATTTAGTCTTTAAAATAGAAGGTTTAAATCACCTACTTCCTAGTACTCCAATTGCTTTTGTAGATAAACTCAAACAAAATGGCAACTTAATCTCTGCGCAACTTGACAATGTTTTAAGTGCAGCAATTATTTTATATCTTTATCAGCATGGATTTGCTGGAACTGCATTTTTTACAGCTCAAGAAGAAGCTGGTAAAAGTTGGAGATTTGTTCACGAATGGTTTAAAAAAAATAAAATATCAACAGATAAACTGGTTGTTCTTGACACAAGCCCTTATGAAACTAGAGAAGAAGCCGATAAGCAACTTGTAGTTTTAAGAAATAAGGATGTAAATGCAAAGTTTAAATCACCTCTTTTAAAAGAGCTTAAACAATTTTGTAAGAAAAATAAAATATCATTTTCTTGTAAAGATAAGTTTATAATTGAAAAAAATAAATTAAGAGAAAAAGAGGGATTAAAACCTATTAGTATTGGAAGTACAGAGTTAGGAAGAATTGTTATGGAATCAAATGGACAAATTCAAGGTTCAACTTTGCAAATTCCAACTACTGGTTATCATACAGTTGATGAGACAGCATCTGTTGAATCTATTAAGGCAATTATTTTTATTTTGAGTAGTTTTTATATAAAAACTGTTAATATTTAATTTTAAAAAAGAAGGGAAAAATGAATTTAGCTATTATTTATGAATTAAGAGCCGCTGATGTACAAGAGGAACATATTGAGCAAATTATGGATAAAGTAAAAAATAGATTAAGTGAAGAAAATATCGATAAAGAGCTTGTAAAGTTGGGCTATCCTAAAATTTTTACTGTTGATTATAGTGAATATGATAGCTTTGATTATAACGATAGCTTTACACCGAATAATAAAGCAAGTTTAAAAGAAGATTGAATCAATAAAAAACCTTAGAATTTAAATTCATAAGCTACTTGCTTATGAATTTAGCTACAATTTCCAAAAAATAAGAAAAGAAAAATTTATGAATTTAATAGAACTACTAAAAGATAAAACAAATCTACCTATAAATATTATTGAAAATATAATAAAACTCCTTGAAGAAGGATGCACTATTCCTTTTATTGCAAGATATAGAAAAGAGTTTACAAATGGTGCAAGTGATATTGAGCTTAGAGTATTTGAAGAAGTTTTTGAATATTCAAAAAAATTAATTCAAAGAAAAGATGAGATAAAAAATCTATTAAAAGAGAAAAACTTTTTAGATGAAAAACTAATAAAATTTTTGGATGAAGCTACAACTTTACAAGCTTTGGAAGATATTTATGCACCATTTAAAGATAAAAAATCTTCAAGAACTACAACTGCTTTAGAAAATGGACTTGAACCATTATCAAATATTATTCAAAGTATGAAATATACAAAAGAAGAGTGTAATCAAAAAGCGAATCAATTTTTAAATGAAAATATCAAAACTATAAACGAAGCAATAAGTGGAGCGAAAGATATAATAGCTCAAAGATACGCAGATGATTTTAAGTCAAAAGAAGTTTTAAGAAATTTAATACAAAATTGGGGTGTTTTAGAAGTAACTCCTACAAAAGAGTTTGATAAAAATGGTCTTTATTCAAATTTTGCAAATACAAATGAAAAAATAAAATATATAAAATCTCATAGAGTTTTGGCAATTTTAAGAGCTGTAAATGAAAAGCAACTATCACTTAAAGTTGAAATTGATGAAAATCATATTTTAGAAAATATTAAAAAATACAAAATTCCTACAAATGCTTCTAGTTCAAAAGAGTTAGTATTTGATGCTTACAAAGATGGTTTAAAAAGATTGTTACTACCTACTTTAAAAAGAGAGGCTATTTCAAACTTAAAAGAGAAAGCTGGAATTGAAGCAATAGAACTATTTGGAAAAAATCTAAAAGAGCTACTTCTTACAGCTCCACTTGTAAATCAAGTAATTTTAGGAATTGACCCTGGATTTAAAACTGGTTGTAAACTTGCAGTTATTGATGAAAATGGACATTTTTTAGATAGTTCTGTTATATATCCTACAAAACCTAAAGAGGATTTAATAAATTCATCAAAAACGGTACTAGAACTTATTAAAAAATATAAAATTACTGCTATTGCTATTGGAAATGGTACTGCTTCAAGAGAAACTGCAAATTTTATTGATGATTTATTAAAAAATGAAGAGTTAAAAAAAGATAATTTTGAAGTCAAATATGCAATAGTTAGTGAAATTGGAGCTAGTGTTTATTCTGCTTCAAAAATAGCTTCGCAAGAGTATCCAAACCTTGATGTAACAATAAGAGGAGCTATTTCTATAGCACAAAGACTAAGAGACCCGATGGCAGCTTTAGTTAAAATTGACCCAAAATCACTAGGAATTGGTCAATACCAACATGATGTAAATCAAAAAGAACTAGAGAAAAAACTAGAAAATATCACAATAGATTTAGTAAATAAAGTTGGGATTGATTTAAACTCTGCTTCATATAAGCTTCTATCTTTTATATCTGGAATTAGTGAAAAATTAGCTCAGAATATAGTTGAGCATAGAGAAAAAATTAAAAAGTTTAATTCAAAAGAGCAACTTTTAAAAGTAAAAGGTTTGGGAGAAAAAGCATTTATTCAAAGTGTTGGATTCTTAAGAATTAAAAATGGTTTGTCTATTTTAGACAATACAGCAATTCATCCTGAAGATTATGAGCTTACTTCAATTTTACAAAAAAAATATACTATTAAAGAGCTAGAAGAGATAAAAGATTTTGAAACAATGGCACTTGAGCTAAATTGTTCTATATTAAAACTAAAAGATATAGTAAATGAATTGCTAAAACCAGGATATGATGTAAGAATTGAATTTAACCAAGTCAAATTCTCAAATGATGTTTTAGATATAAACGACTTAAAAGAGGGATTTATTTTGAATGGAATTGTTCGTAATATAACTGACTTTGGTGCTTTTGTAGATATTGGACTAAAAAATGATGCCCTACTTCATATTTCACAAATTAGTGAAAAAAGAGTTTCGCATCCAAGCGAAGTTTTAAGTATAAATCAAAACCTTGAAAATCTAAAAGTAATAAGTGTTGATTTTGAAAAACAAAGAGTTGGTATTAGCTTAAAATAGATATTTAATTACTTGTGATAAAGAAAGCTATTTTACTAGCTCTTTTTATCTTTTTTCTATTTCTAATACAATTGATGTTTTTTTATAAACTCATCATCAATATCAATAATATTTCGCTCCCTTAAGCTATCAATCACAACTTTTGTGCAGTTTACATCTCCTGGCCATCTTCTTGTAAAACCATCTAAAGAGTTTTTATTTGTTCCATCCAGACAAAGCGTATTTGCTTCTACAAATAAATCTCTATTTGAATCAATATTATTTGTAACTCTCCAAATTAGCATATATGGATTTTCTAAATCATTTGCTTTTTCATCAACAATTACTAAAATTTTTATATGAGAAAATAGAGGTTTTAGCTCTTCAAAAAGATATTTTTGACTTCTTGTTTTTTCTACACTTATAACACAAATTGGATTTTTTGTATCTGTATAGTATTGCTTAAGTCCTTTTATCTCTTTACTTATATTTTGCATTTTGTTTAACAGTTCATTATCTTCTAAAAGTGTAATTCCTAGCTCATCTATCTCTTTTCCTGTACAATCTAGTCCAAGTTTTCCACCAACTGCAAATTTTTGACTTGAGTGGTCAAGATGATCTAAAACTCCTTTTGAAACTAAAATGTCCTCAATATTTATTCTGTTTAAAATATATTTTACAATCTCATCATGTGAAGTTAATTTTGGAGCATCATTATTTACAAAAATTGCATGTTTTACAAAACTCATTTGTCCAACTCCCCAAAATGCATGCATCATTTGGCTTGCATGTCCTGGATAAAAACTATTTATCTTTGCTAAAATAAGGTTATGATAAACACCATTTTCAGGCATATAATAATCTACTAAATCAGGAGCAGTTGTTTTTAAAAGTGGTAAAAATATTCTCTCTGTTGCATAACCCATATACTTATCTTCAAGTGGTGGTTTTCCAACAACTGTTGCTAGAAATACTGGATCTTTTTTAGATGTTATTGCACTTACTTCCATAAAAGGAAACTCTTCATCAAGAGTATAATAACCTGTGTGGTCTCCAAAAGGACCTTCAATTTTTAGTTTACTAGTATCTACAAAACCTTCTATTATATAGTCATTATCTTCAGGAACCCATATATCATTTGTTATAGATTTTACAAGTTTTGCGGGACTATTTTTCACAAATCCATAAAGCATAAGTTCAAAAACTCCAATTGGAAGAGGTGCTTGTCCACACCAAATATACATAGGATCTCCACCAATTCCAATACTTACAGGCATCTTTTTACCAGCTTTTTTGTATTCATGGAAAAAATGATTACTATCTTTATGTATTTGCCAATGCATTCCAAGAGTATTATCAGGGAAAACTTGAAGTCTATACATTCCAAGATTTTTCAACTCTCCATTTAA from the Aliarcobacter cryaerophilus ATCC 43158 genome contains:
- a CDS encoding L,D-transpeptidase family protein; protein product: MLKLVIVVFLSVNLFSKDFLELYRTQGINAVEKELEKSLRDVNSWKKYLENKNVDYGFYETKEYVIVAQKNNKEMSLFAKNGDDFKKISKDNMIIGEKAGDKYLEGDKKTPEGSYDLVQKRTGLDQFYGPLALVTSYPNNFDQSLNKKGHGIWIHGMPLNGDRENYTQGCLALNNEKLKELEKNIDYKKTVLITSSDEFKKAKKDDIALILSSIYKWKDAWKVSNINEYLSFYSKDFKRSDRSDFNTFANQKKQVFAKNENKVINLYNMDISPYPNSLGKKIYRAVMDEEYYSPSVKFVGKKELFIEIANNKVQILAED
- the purH gene encoding bifunctional phosphoribosylaminoimidazolecarboxamide formyltransferase/IMP cyclohydrolase, with protein sequence MRALISVSDKSGVVNFAKELVKLGYEIISTGGTYSKLKEEGIAVIEANEVTKFPECFEGRVKTLNPYIHGGILHRRDKQSHLDEAKELGVEGIDLVCVNLYPFKATIEKTTDFEEIIENIDIGGPAMVRSAAKNFDSVIIVTDVADYDLVLNNIKNKTNTVEFRRDLMIKAYEHTASYDSMIANYMNKRFNNGFGAKQFIVGSKVFDTRYGENPHQKGALYEFESQFSNKFKVIKGEPSFNNMGDISGAARIAASFGTDNAVCIVKHGNPCGFAIKDTLLDSYIEALKCDPVSAFGGVVAVNGTVDKELAVKMNEIFLEVVFAADFTADAVEVFETKKRIKLFSQGTKYLELANDSFDFKRVDGGFVYQEADKVANDEVRNSKLMSKRAANEQEVKDMEIAYKIASLTKSNCVVYVKNSAMVAVGMGMTSRVDASKAALRKALDMGIDVNGAVLASEAFFPFRDSIDEAQKAGVKCVIEPGGSIRDDEIIEAANEYDMALYFSGIRHFLH
- a CDS encoding nitrite/sulfite reductase; the encoded protein is MAQLSELELLKASRNPLRVIDDLYKEALEGIPLKDEYIGLLKWYGMYPHINKDGLEDKKYFMKRIKLVDARMNLEQLRVMGEIGQKYAQGLVDFTTRQNVQFHYIEIKDIPAIFDLLNSVNLTSRMASGDGPRPIMTCPVTGIDEGEIYDVQNLLKEVDAYFDKNDDRFCNFPRKYKIGISGCKCHCAAHEIQDVAFTAFKTEDGEVLFDLTIGGGLSKSKQIATRANKYVKPDQVLDVAVACAEIFRDNGNRDNRNKARVRHLLNDWGIEKFVETIEKAIGYKLKDGFTAPVVASFENRNHFGINKQKQSGLSYVGFATNSGRVAGEDFVKFYEICKKYGAGGVALTATQNFLVYDIKNEVVQSLAEEFEALGYPYAPNPFRARLQSCTGKEFCKFGITETKEFAKKVVVELENRFPDFKEDVTIAISGCGNTCSHPQIADIGFVGAMIRHEGERVEGYDVLLGGNLEGTSKSRIARKIGVKVPSTGVVDYIEKLINDYKNDNLGQVRFKDYLAVLQPVGFVEDSE
- a CDS encoding peptidase M42, whose protein sequence is MSASFSNEPKDFTLFLDLLKQLIRVPSVTGAEHSFLLYLKRELEEIGIKTEHYDGLLVASGKEPSNGILSAHIDRHGVICTGPNEFQFAAFLAKNRSDLRGNSLSEQTFQQISQRYINQNVHAYEPFSGGYLGIGKITDAFLKEEINNLVFKIEGLNHLLPSTPIAFVDKLKQNGNLISAQLDNVLSAAIILYLYQHGFAGTAFFTAQEEAGKSWRFVHEWFKKNKISTDKLVVLDTSPYETREEADKQLVVLRNKDVNAKFKSPLLKELKQFCKKNKISFSCKDKFIIEKNKLREKEGLKPISIGSTELGRIVMESNGQIQGSTLQIPTTGYHTVDETASVESIKAIIFILSSFYIKTVNI
- a CDS encoding peptidoglycan DD-metalloendopeptidase family protein, producing the protein MKKIILLICVLFNTLFSAQIEELSWQKGESFLTFLEKNKIPLKLYYDLDKEDQELCSEIQSGNRFFSYTEDDGSLTQALIPVSLDMQIHIYKDSSNDYKFQTLPINYTENSELIAIPITESISNDILKATGDVTIAAILSSLFSNSNADFKKMKKGDFIAIEYNQKTYMGKLHGMPEINAAMIQINGKPFYRFRNSKDDKYYDENGIGFTKTYLFQIPLTFTRVSSPFTNKRYHPVLKRYRAHLGTDFAAPTGRNIYAASDGRVEFVGTQSGYGKTVIINHQNGYKTLYAHQNGFAKGLRQGQMIKKGTHIGYVGSTGLSSGPHLHLGMYRNNVAIDPMTVLQRPKFEGLDPKDKSTFLANTKGIISKFNKQIENDNRTTPTRLDRISDRSIINLF
- the purL gene encoding phosphoribosylformylglycinamidine synthase subunit PurL; the encoded protein is MQKKDMNIEEIAIAHSLTKDEFENIKKILGREPNYVEVGIFSAMWSEHCSYKSSKKYLSGFPTKAPWVIQGPGENAGVIDIGDGYAAVFKMESHNHPSFIEPYQGAATGVGGILRDVFTMGARPIASMNSIRFASIEGNSEAAKKHRYLLKGVVAGIGGYGNCMGVPTIGGETSFEECYAGNNLVNAFTLGLAKTDEIFYGRAEGIGNPVIYVGSKTGRDGLGGAVMSSASFTEDSESKRPTVQVGDPFTEKLLLEACLELFKADLIVGIQDMGAAGLTSSSFEMAGRSGSGMIMHLDKVPAREEGMTPYDFMLSESQERMLICAKKGCEQKIIDIFQKWELDVAVIGEVTSSGHMELFWYGEKVADVPVQPVSEEAPVLDRPIKEPEYLKTIQNIKLDKQISNQVAFDELFSDMEVVDKSWIYSQFDSMVQTNTIKGPGSLDGSTIRIKETGKALSMSADCNTRFCYINPQLGAAAAVMESGRNVAMSGAVPKAITDCLNFGNPQNPEVMWQFKESCEGIKNACRALNTPVIGGNVSLYNETNGVSVFPTPSIAMVGINEDAQNVLPSKFQANGNILYLLGDTYSEFGGSLYLKKFYGKVAGTHPKVDFEKELALWNTVIEANKAKLLKSAKDVNLGGVAISLAKMAVVGNIGVEANISLEDSKDIFSESLSRAIVEVQLNNCEAFEKLASKNGVSYVAIGKTGGDKVIINDIFKELDNLSKVYFNRFKEVIEQDQ